From Gimesia sp.:
AAGGGAGACGAATATGGGGGCGAGTGGCTGGGTTGCTTATTGTGCGTATGAGTCTGATGTGGCGCGTGCGTTTCAGCAGTTGCGGCAGGCGGTGTTTGAGCGTCGCGACTATTCCCTGCCGGGGGATCTGCTGGATGGGCTCGACGATGCGACGTTGAATCAGAGTGCGCCGCCGACGCAGGATTTGCAGAAGCTGCTCAAGATCAGTCAGGCCCTGGACCAGGCGCTGGGCGGCATGGGCTTTGATACGAAGGATGCCGAGCAGCAGACGCGGTCGGTTGAGAAGCTGCTCGGCAAAATGGAGCAGCACGGCTTCGCTACCGCCGCCCGGGAGACGCTCCAGCCATCGCAGACGCCTCCGCCGGCCTCGATTGATGAATTACTCGAACAGTGCGCGGAAGCCGGCACGCATTCGCTGCTGGACATCGACCATCTCTCCCCCACCCCGGAGCCGGGTGCCGCGACCCCGCTGAGCGAGGCGGACCTGCAGACCCTGTTCGGTACCACTGCGCCCACGAAAGCCAATGTGGAAACCGCCGTCACGGCGGGAACGCTGCACGACTACTGCGCCCGCTGGCAGGCGGTTTACTGCGCGGTGTATGCGGAGGGGACGCCGGTGGAATATGTGTTTGTGGGGGTGAGCGGGGATTAGGAGTGGGGGCGATACTTTAGAATTCATTTATCTGCTTGATTCGAGCCTTAAATCAAAAAATTAGATTCATCATTGACGAATCTAATGCAAAATGTTCACATGGTTCCTTGGGTGTGAATATATGTCTCTGTGCTCAAATAGTTAGGTAAATCTTATGAGGCTCTCCGGGGTTAAGATCAGGAATTTTAAGTCGCTTAACAACGTGGAACTTTTCATCCCTAAGAAGGATGGTGGGCGGCCTGGGTCAGCAGATTTTTTATCTCTCGTGGGATCAAACAATGCAGGGAAATCATCTATCCTTCAAGCCATTCAATTAGCGTGTCCTGGTAAGGAATTGTCGAAACCGACAGATGATTATTTTCCTTATAGAGACCTCAAAAATTCTCCTATGGAAATCGAATTGTTATTCGATGATATTCAGGAACATGAGAAGAATAATTGGATAATAAATAGATGCATTAATGAAGATAAAATCGAAATTTTGAGAAGGTGGAATACAGACGATAACGAGATTAGTTCATCGGATACCCTAGTGAAGGTGCCAGTGTATGATGTGGTCGGTGTGAACTTTGATGAAGAAAAGGGGTATGTGACTAAAAGCGAGTTACTGTCAAATGAAAATTGGAAGGAAGTATTTGAAGCTTTCGAGAGTAACCAAGGGAAAATCGCAAGGTATACCAAAGAAAGATGGTTAGAAATCTTTGAATTTGCGAAAACTGAATTCTCTGAATTGGTTGTAAAAACTGAAGAATGCAAATGGGAGAATCCAACTGGTCGTGAGAGTAATCTACTTTCTATCATGCCCGAGGTTATTTTGATTCCAGCAATACGTGACTCCAAGGAAGATGTTGAAACATCAAAACCCACTTCTACTGCAAGCAAGATACTGAAGTATCTTTTTGATCGCTTTTTATCTAGTAGGAAAGAAGTGGCAGAATTTCAAGACGCGGCGAAAAATGTAGAAAAATTGTTCGGTGAAAATGCTAAGGATCAATTTGTATCAAGAATAGAAGATAATCTTACTTATAGATTACAAAGATTGATCGATATCGAAGCAAAACTTGCTTTTTCTCCTCCCGATGTAACGGCAGATTTAGCAAAAAATACGCGATTATGGATTCGAGATAAATGGAGTGTAGAGAACTCAGTCCATACCAAACCTGAACATCAAGGACACGGAGCTCAAAGGGCAGTTATTCTCTCATTGCTTGAGCTACTAATTGATTTAGATGAATTCTTTAATCAGACTGAAGAAGGTGAGCAAGGATATAAGAAACCGTTGTTGCTGCTTATAGAGGAACCTGAAATCTATTTGCACCCTCATATGTGCAGAAAAATGAGGGATACTTTGTTGAGTCTAGCAAGAAAAGGGCTTTGTCAAATAATTTGCACAACACACTCACCTGTATTTTTAGATTTAGCAGATCGTCATGATGGGATTGCGATAATATCTAGAGATGAGGACTCTGGAGAGGTGCTTAATAAACAGTTAAGAAATGATTTATTCTCCGGTGATGCTGAATCTCGTGATAGATTGAGAATGATTTTAAACTTTGACTCAGGTGCAAATGAAGTATTTTTCACTAAAAGGACAACCTTGGTTGAAGGTGATTGTGAAATAGCCTGCATTGATGCACTAGGTGAGAAATTCTCAAGCCTTGATCGATTGGATTTTTCTAGAC
This genomic window contains:
- a CDS encoding AAA family ATPase, which codes for MRLSGVKIRNFKSLNNVELFIPKKDGGRPGSADFLSLVGSNNAGKSSILQAIQLACPGKELSKPTDDYFPYRDLKNSPMEIELLFDDIQEHEKNNWIINRCINEDKIEILRRWNTDDNEISSSDTLVKVPVYDVVGVNFDEEKGYVTKSELLSNENWKEVFEAFESNQGKIARYTKERWLEIFEFAKTEFSELVVKTEECKWENPTGRESNLLSIMPEVILIPAIRDSKEDVETSKPTSTASKILKYLFDRFLSSRKEVAEFQDAAKNVEKLFGENAKDQFVSRIEDNLTYRLQRLIDIEAKLAFSPPDVTADLAKNTRLWIRDKWSVENSVHTKPEHQGHGAQRAVILSLLELLIDLDEFFNQTEEGEQGYKKPLLLLIEEPEIYLHPHMCRKMRDTLLSLARKGLCQIICTTHSPVFLDLADRHDGIAIISRDEDSGEVLNKQLRNDLFSGDAESRDRLRMILNFDSGANEVFFTKRTTLVEGDCEIACIDALGEKFSSLDRLDFSRHLLARKDVSLINCRGKATIPAFQKVLNAFGIPYRVVHDSDSNLQGSAGTAAETINTKIAGLLGTAVSLKVHEPNFEQDIFGESWDKEKPWNARSKVLDLPEDFINDKLESFYYFVLHSSSEELQEPLESEDYDLEDLFSDEYESNDTFKVPRKNLRNSIHSISIDQNAIDDLKKDGVVELAAGPGRIPDLELSCTDEANYYFGEVVSDSMADTLNVGDYVRLKRLENIYLETVGEENDGVSHNEFSQHINNGGIYALSINDDIELGEYTLKRVQFKVLNDTEWICILSADNPDTKWGDRGKLVVRPTDRIHFAAEVDGLYVWTDESDGS